CGCACGTGCTCCGGCGCGATGCCGAACACGGCGGCCACCGCCGTGCTCGCGCCCGACACGCCCTGCGTCGCGTCGTGCAGCGTGAGTGTCGGGCCGTCCCAGCGCGCCATCGTCGCGTGCGGCTCGATCGGGTTGTGGTGCTGCATCGGCGTCGTATAGGTTGCGTCGACACGCACCGCGCCTTCGCGCAGGCCGGCCTCGACGTCGCCGCGCTGCGTATCCATCGCGCGGCCCTGCTGCTTCGGCGGCACGCGCGCGCCGCGCTTCGCCTGCGCGAAATCCACCACCGCCTCGCTCGCGCGATAACGCACCTGCACCGCATGCGCGGCGTCGGTCGCCTGCTCGAGCGTTTCGGCGACGACGACCGCGACGGGTTCGTTGCTGTAGCGCACCGTGTCGTCCTGCAGCAACGTGAGCCGGCGCCCGGCGGGCGGCGACAGCGGCGGCCGGCCGCCGTTGGGCAGCCGCATCGCGTTCTCGTGCGTGATCACGATCAGCACGCCCGGCATCGCGCGGGCGCGCGCCGCATCGATCGATTCGATGCGGCCGGACGCGATCGTGCTCGTCACGAGCACCGCATGCGCGAGCCGCGCATCGGAGAATTCGGCCGCGTAGTGCGCGCCGCCCGTCACCTTCAGCACGCCGTCGACCCGGTCGAGCGGTTGTCCCGTCAACGTGTTCATGCGGCACCTCCCGTGGCGGCGGCTGCCGTTCCGACCGCACGGACGATCGCCCGCTGCGCGAGCGCGACCTTGAAGCCATTGCCGTCGAGCGGCCGCGCATCGTGCAACGCCAGCGCGGCCGCCTCGCGCAGTGTCGCGTCGGTCGGGGTACGGCCCGCGAGATGCGCTTCCGCCTCTCTCGCGCGCAGCGGCTTGTGCGCGACGCCGCCGAGCGCGATCCGCGCGTCGGCGACGCGCGGGCCGTCCATCCGCAGCGCGGCCGCGACCGACACCAGCGCGAACGCGTAGCTCGCGCGATCGCGCACTTTCAGATAGTGCGCATGGTCGGCAAAGCGCGGCGGCGGCAAGTCCACCGCGGTGATCAGTTCGCCCGGTTCGAGTGTCGTGTCGAGATCGGGACGGTCGCCCGGCAAGCGGTGAAACGACGCGATCGGAATCTGCCGTGCGCCGCGCGGGCCGCTCACCTGCACGACGGCGTCGAGCGCGGCGAGCGCGACGCTCATGTCCGACGGGTTCACCGCCACGCACTGCGGGCTCGCGCCGAGGATCGCGTGCATCCGGTTGTGGCCGCCGATCGCCGCGCAGCCGCTGCCCGGGTCGCGCTTGTTGCACTGTGCGAACGCGGGATCGTAAAAATACGGGCAGCGCGTGCGCTGCATCAGGTTGCCGCCGACGGTCGCCATGTTGCGCAATTGCGCGGACGCGCCGGCGAGCAGCGCCTGCGACAGCAGCGGATAGTCGGCGCGCAGGCGCGGATGGTCGGCTGCGTCGCTGTTGCGCACGAGCGCACCGATGCGCACGCCGCCGCCAGGCAGCGCGTCGACCGAATCCAGACCCGCGATGCGCGTGATGTCGATGAGCGTGACGGGCCGCGCGACGCCGCCCTTCATCAGGTCGAGCAGGTTCGTGCCGCCGCCGATGAAGGCCGCGCCGGGCCGCTGCGCCGCGCGCACGGCGCCGGCGACGTCCGTCGCGCGTTCGTAGGAGATCGCTTCCATTGCGGTGCCCTCCGTCGGCTAGCCGTGCGCCGCATGCGCGGCGCGCACGGCGGCGACGATGTTCGGATACGCGCCGCAGCGGCACAGGTTGCCGCTCATGCGCTCGCGGATCTCGTCGTCCGACAGGTGCTCGGGACGGCGCCGCACGTCGTCGGTGGCCGCGCTCCCCGCACCTGCCGCGAACTCGTCGAGCAGCGCGGTCGCCGAGCAGAGCTGGCCGGACGTGCAGTAGCCGCACTGGAACGCATCGCATTCGACGAATGCGCGCTGCACCGGGCTCAGCTCGCCGCCGCGCGCCAGCCCTTCGACGGTCGTGATCCGCGCGCCTTCGTGCATCACCGCGAGCGTCAGGCAGGCGTTGATGCGTCGCCCGTCGACGAGCACCGTGCACGCGCCGCACTGCCCGCGATCGCAACCCTTCTTCGTGCCCGTGAGTCCCGCGTATTCGCGCAGTGCGTCGAGCAGCGTGACGCGCGGTTCGAGTTGCAGCGTGTACGCGCGTCCGTTGATGTCGAGACGCACGGGCCGCGCCGGCACCGTATCGCGGCGGGGCGCAGCCGGCGTGGATGCCGCGTGCGGCGGCTGCGGATGAACGTGCGATGCGGCGCTGACGGTCGCGGCAGCCGCCGCGGATTGCAGGAAGCGGCGCCGCGCGGCGCTGGACGGCGTATCGTGCGACAGCGGCGGCGCCCCCGCTGAATGGCTGGTCCCGAGCGGCGACGGGGCGGCATCGCGCGCCGGTTCGGCGGACGGAGAATCGGATCGATCGCTGGACATGACTTCTGCTCGCTCCATGGTGGATGGACGCGGATGTGCCGCCCGTGCCCGAATGGCAGCACGGTTGGCACGCGCATCGGCAAAGAGCAATTCGGGTGCCGCGAAATTGTGGGGACAGCGTGCCGGTGCGGTGCCGGCCGCCTGTGCGTGGCGCATACCGGGCAACAGCTGGCCGCGTTGCCGGTGATAGCGGCTCCATGACGCCACGCTGGCGCGCGGCTGGCCGTTCGCTGACGAAGCGGCAATAACGCCCGGTTTTTGGGCGTGACGGGCCGCGCATCGGTCGCAAGTTGCCGGGCGCATTGGCCATGCCGCGCATGGCGCGCGCGTCGCCGCGGCCGGGTCGCGGCGTGGCGCGCCGTGTAAATGTGCGCAGCATCCGCGTCTGCTGGAAAATTCCGCCATGCGTGCCGGCGGATCGCCGCGACGGCCTTCGGTCAGCCTGACGAAAACCTGTCGCGATCACGCCCCGAACGCAGACGATTCACCGAAACGTCGCATCGCGGCGGCATACTCGAAAACGTTTCCCGATCAGCCTGCCAGGAGAAAAGTCATGCGTCGCGTTTCCGTCGCCGTCGTTCTGTGTACCGCCGTGTTCGTCGCCGCGTGCAGCGACGACGCACCGCACGACGCCAACGCGACCGACGCCGCGCCGCAGGCCGGCGCCTCGAGCGGCGCCGCCAGCGCGTTCAACAGCGACGCGACCGCGAATACGGCCGCGTCCGATGCCGCGCCGCTCGCGCTGCCCGTCGTGCACTACCCGCCCGATGACGACGACGATGCGAAGCCCGCCGCGAATGCAGCAGCCTCCAGCACGGCCGCGTCGTCGCCGGGCTGATTCCGTCGCCACGTGATAGAAGTCGGTACCGCTCGGGGAGAGCGGCGGGCGCTCACGTCGAGCCAGCGCTGGCATGACGTAACGGTCGGCGACGGCACGAACGGCACGGTGTCGCACCACCTCACGGGCGATGCCGAGCCCGGCCGGCCAAGCGATTCGGACCCGGCCGCCGTCAGGCCTGTGCGCGCGCCACAAGCGCAACAAGCGCCGCAAGCGCGACGGCGCGCGATGCCGCGACCGCCGCCGCGCGGCATGCGCCGCGCAACCCGCCCGTCAGACCGCGTGCGCGAGCGCGCGATCGACGAGCGCGGCCTCGAAGCCGTCGTCCGCGTCGCGAAAGCGCAGCGGCGCCGCGCAATGCACCAGCGTGTCGATGAAATATTTCGCGCGCGGCCACGGCCCGAAGCCGGCCGCCGTGTTGATGTGCCCGGCGTCGCCGAGGTTCACGAATGCGCTGCCCAGTCGCTGCGCGAGCGCGCGCGCATCGGCGAGCGGCATCCACGGATCGGTCTCGCTGCCGATCACGATCGACGGCACCGCGAGCCGGCGCGCGTCGAACGGCCCGGCAAAGGTGAATTTCTTCGGGCTGGCCGGCGCGACGAACAGCACGCCCGCGACGTCGCCCACATGCGGCCACTGCGCGAGCGCATGCGCGGCCGCGAGGCAGCCGAAGCTGTGCGCGGCGAGCACGAACGGGCCGCGCTCGCGATCGAGCAGCGCGCGCACCGATTGCGCCCAGCCCGCGAGATCGGGCGCGTCCCAGTCGTGCTGCTCGACGCGCAACGAGCGCGGGAACTGCCGCTCGAGCCAGGTCTGCCAGTGGGCGCCTTCGCTGCCGTGCAGGCCCGGAACGGTGACGAGCCGCGGCGGCCACGCCGATTTGCTGCATGCGCGCATGATTGCCCTCCGCTTGCTTGAAGACGAGGTTCGATTGTGGCGTCGGGTACGCGGCGACCGAACCAATATTTTGTGCTTTGCTTTTGCTCGGCCGACGGCCCGGCGACCGTGCGAAACGCGGCCCGGGTCGAACGCCCGGCCCGCACGACGGCGCAATGCGCGGCGAAACCGTAGAATGTGGGCTTCCCGTCTGCTTCACACGGAACCGTCCCCGCGCCGACGCGCCGGGCCGGTCGTCAGGAGTCGCCCGATGTCCGCTACGTCCGCCGGCGCGCCGCGCCCGGCTCTACTCGTCGTTCCCGCGACGCACCTCGCCGGCGCGCGCGCCGTCACGCAATGAAGATCCTGTTCCATTCACCGCATCAGGACGCCAGCGCATGGCGCGACGAGATCGCGCGTGCGCTGCCGGAAGCCGAACTGCGCGCCTGGCAGCCGGGCGATACGGCCGCCGCCGACTACGCGCTCGTGTGGCGCCCGCCGCGCGAGTTGTTCGCGCCGCGCGACGGCCTGCGCGCGATCTTCAACCTCGGCGCGGGCGTCGATGCGCTGCTCGCGCTCGAGCACGCGCATCCGGGCACGCTGCCCGCGCACGTGCCGCTGGTGCGGCTCGAAGATTCCGGCATGGCGCAGCAGATGGTCGAATACGTGACGCACGCGGTGCTGCGCTACCTGCGCCGTTTCGACGAATACGACCTGCAACAGCGCGAACGCCGCTGGCAGCCGCTCGAACCGCATGCGCGCGCGAACTTCACCGTCGCCGTCCTCGGCCTTGGCGTGCTCGGCGCCGAGGTCGCCCGCGCGCTCGCCGCGCTCGGCCTGCCGGTGCGCGGCTACAGCCGCAGCGCGAAGCAGCTCGACGGCGTCACGACCTTCGCCGGCGACGGCGCGTTCGACGCGTGCATCGACGGCGCGAAGGTGCTCGTCAACCTGCTGCCGAGCACGCGCGATACCGACGGCATCCTGTCGGCGCGCGCGTTCGCGCGGCTCGCGCCCGGCGCGTACGTCGTCAACGTCGCGCGCGGCGCGCATCTCGTCGAAGCCGACCTGCTCGACGCACTTGCAAGCGGCCAGGTCGCCGCGGCCACGCTCGACGTGTTCCAGCACGAACCGCTGCCGGACGACCATCCGTTCTGGCGCGCGCCGCGCATCACGATCACGCCGCACAGCTCGGCCGAGACGCTGCGCACGGAAGCCGTCGAGCAGATCGCCGGCAAGATCCGCGCGTTCGAGCGCGGCGCGCCCGTCAGCGGCATCGTCGACTACGCGCGCGGCTACTGAATTCCGCCTACACAAAACCGGAGACAACCATGACGTTCCCCACCGCCGTCAAGATCGTCGAAGTCGGCCCGCGCGACGGGCTGCAGAACGAGAAGACCTTCGTGCCGACCGACGTGAAGATCGCGCTCGTCGACCGGCTGTCGCGCGCCGGCTTTCGCAACGTCGAGGCCGCGTCGTTCGTCTCGCCGAAATGGGTGCCGCAGATGGCCGACGGCGCCGACGTGATGGCCGGCATCGAGCGCCGCGCGGGCACCGTGTACTCGGTGCTCACGCCGAACCTGAAGGGCTTCGAGCATGCCCTCGCCGCGCGTGCCGACGAAGTCGTGATCTTCGGCGCGGCGAGCGAGGCGTTCTCGCAGCGGAACATCAACTGCAGCATCGCCGAGAGCATCGCGCGCTTCGAGCCCGTCGCGAAGGCCGCGAAGGACGCGGGCCTGCGGCTGCGCGGCAGCGTGTCGTGCACGCTCGGCTGCCCGTACCAGGGCGAGGTGCCGGTCGCGTCGGTCGTCGACGTCGTCGAACGGTTCGCGGCGCTCGGCTGCGACGAGATCGACATCGCCGACACGATCGGCGTCGGCACGCCGAAGCGCACGCGCGAAGTGCTCGCGGCCGTCACGCGCGTGTTCCCGCGCGAACGCCTGTCGGGCCACTTCCACGACACCTACGGCCAGGCGCTCGCGAACATCTACGCGGCGCTGTTCGAAGGGATCGAGATCTTCCACGCGTCGGTCGCGGGCCTCGGCGGCTGCCCGTACGCGAAGGGCGCGACCGGCAACGTCGCGACCGAGGACGTGCTGTACCTGATGCAGGGCCTCGGCATCGAGACCGGCATCGATCTCGCGCAGGTCGTCGCC
This DNA window, taken from Burkholderia cenocepacia, encodes the following:
- a CDS encoding RBBP9/YdeN family alpha/beta hydrolase translates to MRACSKSAWPPRLVTVPGLHGSEGAHWQTWLERQFPRSLRVEQHDWDAPDLAGWAQSVRALLDRERGPFVLAAHSFGCLAAAHALAQWPHVGDVAGVLFVAPASPKKFTFAGPFDARRLAVPSIVIGSETDPWMPLADARALAQRLGSAFVNLGDAGHINTAAGFGPWPRAKYFIDTLVHCAAPLRFRDADDGFEAALVDRALAHAV
- a CDS encoding hydroxymethylglutaryl-CoA lyase; this encodes MTFPTAVKIVEVGPRDGLQNEKTFVPTDVKIALVDRLSRAGFRNVEAASFVSPKWVPQMADGADVMAGIERRAGTVYSVLTPNLKGFEHALAARADEVVIFGAASEAFSQRNINCSIAESIARFEPVAKAAKDAGLRLRGSVSCTLGCPYQGEVPVASVVDVVERFAALGCDEIDIADTIGVGTPKRTREVLAAVTRVFPRERLSGHFHDTYGQALANIYAALFEGIEIFHASVAGLGGCPYAKGATGNVATEDVLYLMQGLGIETGIDLAQVVAAGDFISNAIGRANVSRAGRALLAKAQSAADAANCV
- a CDS encoding (2Fe-2S)-binding protein, whose protein sequence is MSSDRSDSPSAEPARDAAPSPLGTSHSAGAPPLSHDTPSSAARRRFLQSAAAAATVSAASHVHPQPPHAASTPAAPRRDTVPARPVRLDINGRAYTLQLEPRVTLLDALREYAGLTGTKKGCDRGQCGACTVLVDGRRINACLTLAVMHEGARITTVEGLARGGELSPVQRAFVECDAFQCGYCTSGQLCSATALLDEFAAGAGSAATDDVRRRPEHLSDDEIRERMSGNLCRCGAYPNIVAAVRAAHAAHG
- a CDS encoding FAD binding domain-containing protein; translated protein: MEAISYERATDVAGAVRAAQRPGAAFIGGGTNLLDLMKGGVARPVTLIDITRIAGLDSVDALPGGGVRIGALVRNSDAADHPRLRADYPLLSQALLAGASAQLRNMATVGGNLMQRTRCPYFYDPAFAQCNKRDPGSGCAAIGGHNRMHAILGASPQCVAVNPSDMSVALAALDAVVQVSGPRGARQIPIASFHRLPGDRPDLDTTLEPGELITAVDLPPPRFADHAHYLKVRDRASYAFALVSVAAALRMDGPRVADARIALGGVAHKPLRAREAEAHLAGRTPTDATLREAAALALHDARPLDGNGFKVALAQRAIVRAVGTAAAATGGAA
- a CDS encoding 2-hydroxyacid dehydrogenase — its product is MKILFHSPHQDASAWRDEIARALPEAELRAWQPGDTAAADYALVWRPPRELFAPRDGLRAIFNLGAGVDALLALEHAHPGTLPAHVPLVRLEDSGMAQQMVEYVTHAVLRYLRRFDEYDLQQRERRWQPLEPHARANFTVAVLGLGVLGAEVARALAALGLPVRGYSRSAKQLDGVTTFAGDGAFDACIDGAKVLVNLLPSTRDTDGILSARAFARLAPGAYVVNVARGAHLVEADLLDALASGQVAAATLDVFQHEPLPDDHPFWRAPRITITPHSSAETLRTEAVEQIAGKIRAFERGAPVSGIVDYARGY